A window of the bacterium genome harbors these coding sequences:
- a CDS encoding bifunctional methionine sulfoxide reductase B/A protein, with the protein MRAVEPTAGKETGVKLNPLTAEERRVIVNKGTEMPFTGEFYKHKETGTYVCRQCDAPLYRSADKFDSGCGWPSFDDEIPGAVKRTVDADGLRTEITCARCGGHLGHVFEGEGFTPKDTRHCVNSISLKFIPASATAEVKTEKAYFAGGCFWGTEYLLQQAPGVLSTRVGYMGGHTPNPTYGEVCDHGTGHAEAVEVVFDPAKTSFETLAKLFFEIHDPTQVDRQGPDIGDQYRSEVFYLDEAQKATTEKLIGVLKDKGYKVATKLSPAREFWEAEDYHQDYYVKTGKTPYCHIYTRRF; encoded by the coding sequence ATGCGGGCCGTCGAACCGACGGCCGGCAAGGAGACTGGTGTGAAGCTCAATCCCCTCACCGCCGAGGAGCGGCGCGTGATCGTCAACAAGGGCACCGAGATGCCCTTCACCGGCGAATTCTACAAGCACAAGGAAACGGGCACCTATGTGTGCAGGCAGTGCGATGCCCCGCTTTACCGCTCCGCCGACAAGTTCGATTCCGGCTGCGGCTGGCCCAGTTTCGATGATGAGATTCCCGGCGCGGTCAAACGCACCGTCGACGCCGATGGCCTGCGCACCGAGATCACCTGCGCCCGTTGCGGCGGCCATCTCGGCCACGTCTTCGAAGGCGAGGGCTTCACGCCCAAGGACACGCGGCACTGCGTCAACTCGATCTCGCTGAAGTTTATTCCCGCGTCGGCGACCGCCGAAGTGAAGACCGAGAAGGCCTACTTCGCCGGCGGTTGCTTCTGGGGGACCGAATACCTGCTGCAGCAGGCGCCGGGCGTGCTTTCCACCCGCGTCGGCTACATGGGCGGTCACACACCGAACCCGACCTATGGCGAAGTCTGCGACCATGGCACCGGCCACGCCGAAGCGGTCGAAGTGGTCTTCGATCCCGCCAAGACCTCATTCGAGACGCTCGCCAAGCTGTTCTTTGAAATCCATGACCCCACTCAGGTGGACCGTCAGGGGCCGGACATCGGCGACCAGTACCGTTCCGAAGTTTTCTATCTCGATGAGGCCCAGAAAGCGACCACCGAGAAACTCATCGGCGTCCTCAAGGACAAGGGCTACAAGGTCGCCACCAAGCTCTCCCCGGCGCGCGAATTCTGGGAGG